DNA from Mycobacterium sp. SMC-8:
ACCCGGGAATCCATGGAGGCCGGCATCGCCGCCATGGTGCCGGGCAACCGGCTGACCGACGTCTCGCACGCGATCGAGCAGGGCACCCGGGCCGCGGCGAAGCGGCACGGCCGCACGTTCGGCATCGTCGCCGGTTACGGCGGCCACGGCATTGGCCGCGAGATGCACATGGACCCGTTTTTGCCCAATGAGGGGTCACCGGGCCGCGGTCCGTACCTGGCCCCGGGCTCGGTGCTGGCCATCGAGCCGATGCTCACCCTCGGGACGAGCAAGACGATCGTGCTCGACGACGGCTGGACCGTCGTCACCGCCGACGGCTCCCGCGCGGCACACTGGGAGCACACTGTCGCGGTCACCGACGACGGACCGAGGATTCTGACCGCCTGAGACCGGTCTGAACCGATCGTCCTCCGCCGTCGTGTCGTAGACGGAGGACGTGATGGACGATCCGGCGACGATGCGGGCGCTCTACGACGAGCATGCGGCCGCGCTCTGGAGTTACGCGCTGCGGCTGACCGGTGATCGGGCCAGGGCCGAGGACATCGTGCAGGAGACGCTGCTGAGGGCGTGGCGCCACCCCGAGGTCACCGCCGACGCCGACCGCTCGGCGCGGGCCTGGCTGTTCACCGTCGCGCGCAACATGATCATCGACGAACACCGCAGCGCCCGGTCCCGTCACGAGACCGGGATGCCCGACGTCGAGTATGTCGCCGACCGGGCCTCACCCGACGAGTCGGACACCACGCTGAACCGGATGTTGCTGCGCACCGCGCTGGGCAGGCTGTCCGACGAACACCGGGCCGTCGTGCGGCGGGCCTACTACCAGGGCTGGACCACGGGACAGATCGCCGCGGACCTGAGGATCCCGGAGGGCACCGTGAAGTCCCGGCTGCACTACGCAGTCCGCGCGCTGCGGCTCGGACTGCAGGAGATGGGGGTGACGCCGTGATGCAGGACCGCTACCTGACCTGGGACGCCGCGTATGTACTGGGCGCGCTGGACGGCGACGAACGTCGCGAGTACGAACACCACCTGGCCGG
Protein-coding regions in this window:
- a CDS encoding sigma-70 family RNA polymerase sigma factor; translated protein: MDDPATMRALYDEHAAALWSYALRLTGDRARAEDIVQETLLRAWRHPEVTADADRSARAWLFTVARNMIIDEHRSARSRHETGMPDVEYVADRASPDESDTTLNRMLLRTALGRLSDEHRAVVRRAYYQGWTTGQIAADLRIPEGTVKSRLHYAVRALRLGLQEMGVTP